A single window of Bradyrhizobium elkanii USDA 76 DNA harbors:
- a CDS encoding N-6 DNA methylase: protein MAHDDPFTLDLFGNTARSSSLGLGVTGLATDFGSADDHEDDPPPSTPASVGPAIESAQRSEADHSRRGDNFYLSGERGLAKGWKQRARDSIAAVRLAAQIEAAQRSATVEEQRQLIRFTGFGASELANGVFRRPGEAEFAKGWDEIGTDLQDVVDEADYASLARCTQYAHFTPGFIVQAMWAGLLRLGWRGGRVLEPGIGTGMFPALMPQVLREVSHVTGVELDPVTARIARLLQPRARIVTGDFARTELPARFDLVIGNPPFSDRTVRSDRALRSLGLRLHDYFIIKAIKLLKPGGLAAFVTSHGTMDKADGSARALIAKHADLLGAIRLPEGSFRADAGTNVVVDILFFRRRKHGEPEGDLSWLDLEEVCPATDDEGAIRVNRWFAFHGRLVLGAHALTSGPFGETYTCLPSDGEDLATALDNAITNLPVAIYDGEPEAIVSDGEHEAVPAKSESSASLTAREGSYLLDSRHGLMQILDGRSVAVRLRKGRSADGVPEKHARIIQKLIPIRDAVREVLKCQELDRPWKDAQVRLRIVWSNFVRAFGPINTTVVSTVEDDETGEVRETHRRPNLQPFLDDPDCWLVASIEDYDLASDTAKPGPIFTERVIAPPAPPVITSAADALAVVLNERGHVDPDHIAELVHRDADGVIAELGSAIFRDPSGGSWQTADAYLSGAVRDKLKVAEAAAALDPAYARNVTALREMQPADLRPSDITARLGAPWIPAADIVAFVKETMGAEIRIHHMPELASWTVEARQLGWMAAGTSEWGTERRHAGQLLSDALNSSVPQIFDTIKDGDSERRVLNVVDTEAAKEKLSKIKTAFQNWIWSDPDRTDRLARVYNDRFNNIVPRAFDGSHLKLPGASGAFVLYEHQKRGIWRIIASGATYLAHAVGAGKTMTMAAAIMEQRRLGLIAKAMLVVPGHCLAQAAREFLARYPGARILVADETNFTKDKRHRFLSRAATATWDAIIITHSAFRFIGVPSAFEQQMIQDELELYETLLTKVESDDRVSRKRLERLKEGLKERLEALATRKDDLLTISEIGVDQIIVDEGQEFRKLSFATNMSTLKGVDPNGSQRAWDLYVKTRFIETKNPGRALVLASGTPITNTLGEMFSVQRYLGYAALLDRGLHEFDAWASTFGDVSTELELQPSGRYKPVTRFATFVNVPELIAMFRSFADVVMPEDLRQYVKVPAISTGKRQILTAKPTPAFKRYQALLDARIKAIETRDRPPAPGDDILLSVITDGRHAAIDLRLVDPDNDNEPNNKLNLLVGNAFRIWKETSDNSYVRADGKPYELPGAAQMIFSDLGTVSVEKTRGFSAYRWIRDELVRMGVPPSEIAFMQDFKKSEAKQRLFGDVRAGKVRFLIGSSDTMGTGVNAQLRLKALHHLDVPWLPSQIAQREGRIERQGNQHDVIDIFAYATEGSLDASMWQNNERKARFIAAALSGDTSIRRLEDLGEGQANQFAMAKAIASGDQRLMRKAGLEADIARLERLSAAHIDDQHAVRRQIRDAGRDIEFCTRRIAEVGKDIERLVPTVGDAFAATVAGKRYVERKEAGRALMKEILTLVQLQQEGETIITTIGGFDLAYTGERYGRDGYRYGTMLIRTGEAHEIELPLTVTPLGAISRLEHALDDFEGERERYRQRLADAHRRLASYRSREDGEFVFAADLAEKRRQWAEVEKALATDVEGAGESAIAA from the coding sequence ATGGCGCATGACGATCCTTTCACCCTCGACCTCTTCGGCAATACCGCCCGTTCATCCAGCCTTGGCCTTGGCGTCACGGGCTTAGCTACCGATTTCGGCAGCGCTGACGACCATGAGGATGATCCGCCCCCGTCGACGCCGGCCTCGGTAGGACCGGCGATCGAATCGGCGCAGCGCTCCGAGGCCGATCACAGCAGGCGCGGCGACAATTTCTATCTTTCCGGCGAGCGCGGCCTCGCAAAGGGCTGGAAGCAGCGCGCCCGCGACAGCATCGCCGCAGTTCGGCTTGCGGCACAGATCGAGGCCGCGCAGCGGTCCGCGACGGTCGAGGAACAGCGGCAACTGATCCGCTTTACGGGCTTTGGCGCCTCAGAGCTCGCCAATGGCGTTTTCCGCCGACCGGGCGAAGCCGAATTCGCGAAGGGCTGGGACGAGATCGGGACCGACCTGCAGGATGTGGTCGATGAGGCTGACTACGCTTCGCTGGCACGCTGTACGCAGTATGCCCATTTCACGCCGGGGTTCATTGTCCAAGCGATGTGGGCGGGTTTGCTGCGCCTCGGCTGGCGCGGCGGCCGCGTGCTCGAGCCCGGCATCGGCACCGGCATGTTTCCGGCGCTGATGCCGCAGGTTCTGCGCGAGGTCTCCCACGTCACCGGCGTCGAGCTCGATCCCGTCACGGCGCGCATCGCGCGGCTATTGCAGCCACGGGCGCGGATCGTCACCGGCGATTTCGCGCGCACCGAGCTGCCGGCGCGGTTCGACCTCGTGATCGGCAATCCGCCCTTCTCCGATCGCACCGTTCGCTCGGACCGCGCGCTGCGCTCGCTCGGTCTGCGGCTCCACGACTATTTCATCATCAAGGCGATCAAGCTGCTGAAGCCGGGCGGGCTCGCCGCCTTCGTCACATCGCACGGCACGATGGACAAGGCGGATGGCTCGGCGCGCGCGCTGATCGCGAAGCACGCCGATCTCCTCGGTGCCATCCGTCTGCCGGAAGGTAGCTTCCGCGCCGATGCCGGCACCAACGTTGTGGTCGACATCCTGTTCTTCCGGCGGCGCAAGCACGGCGAGCCCGAAGGCGACCTGTCATGGCTCGACCTGGAGGAAGTATGTCCGGCGACCGACGACGAGGGCGCAATCCGGGTCAATCGCTGGTTCGCGTTCCATGGCCGCCTTGTGCTCGGCGCGCACGCGCTGACCTCCGGCCCGTTCGGCGAGACCTACACCTGTCTGCCAAGTGACGGCGAGGACCTCGCGACCGCGCTGGACAATGCGATCACCAACCTTCCTGTCGCAATCTATGACGGCGAACCGGAGGCGATCGTCTCTGATGGCGAGCACGAAGCCGTGCCGGCGAAGTCGGAGAGCTCGGCGAGCCTCACGGCGCGCGAGGGCAGCTATCTCCTCGATAGCCGGCATGGCTTGATGCAGATCCTTGATGGACGGTCAGTCGCCGTCAGGTTGCGCAAGGGCCGCAGCGCGGACGGTGTTCCGGAGAAGCACGCTCGGATCATCCAGAAGCTGATCCCCATCCGCGACGCGGTCCGCGAGGTGCTGAAGTGTCAGGAGCTCGATCGGCCGTGGAAGGACGCGCAGGTCAGGCTGCGCATCGTGTGGTCGAACTTCGTGCGCGCCTTCGGTCCGATCAACACGACCGTCGTGTCGACGGTCGAGGATGACGAGACCGGGGAGGTCCGCGAAACGCACCGCAGGCCGAACCTCCAGCCATTCCTGGACGATCCGGACTGCTGGCTGGTGGCCTCAATCGAGGACTACGATCTCGCGTCCGACACGGCGAAGCCGGGCCCGATCTTCACCGAGCGGGTGATAGCGCCGCCGGCGCCGCCCGTCATCACCAGCGCCGCCGACGCGCTGGCCGTCGTTCTCAACGAGCGCGGCCATGTCGACCCCGACCATATCGCGGAGCTCGTGCACCGCGACGCGGACGGCGTCATCGCCGAGCTCGGCAGCGCCATCTTCCGCGATCCCAGCGGCGGCTCGTGGCAGACCGCCGACGCCTATCTGTCGGGTGCTGTGCGCGACAAGCTGAAGGTTGCGGAAGCGGCGGCTGCGCTCGACCCCGCCTATGCGCGGAACGTGACCGCCCTGCGGGAGATGCAGCCTGCCGACCTCCGGCCCTCGGACATCACCGCACGCCTTGGCGCGCCGTGGATTCCCGCCGCCGACATCGTCGCGTTCGTCAAGGAAACGATGGGCGCGGAAATCAGGATTCACCACATGCCGGAACTGGCGTCGTGGACGGTGGAGGCCCGGCAGCTCGGCTGGATGGCCGCCGGCACCTCGGAATGGGGCACGGAGCGGCGGCACGCCGGGCAGCTTCTCTCTGATGCGCTCAACTCCTCCGTCCCGCAGATCTTCGACACGATCAAAGACGGCGACAGCGAACGTCGGGTCCTCAACGTCGTCGACACAGAGGCGGCGAAGGAGAAGCTCTCGAAGATCAAGACCGCCTTTCAGAATTGGATCTGGTCCGACCCGGATCGGACCGACCGGCTGGCGCGGGTCTACAATGACCGCTTCAACAACATCGTGCCGCGCGCCTTCGACGGCTCGCATCTGAAGCTCCCGGGCGCATCGGGCGCCTTCGTTCTCTACGAACATCAGAAGCGCGGCATCTGGCGCATCATCGCCTCAGGCGCGACCTATCTCGCCCACGCCGTCGGCGCCGGCAAGACGATGACGATGGCGGCCGCGATCATGGAACAGCGGCGTCTCGGCCTGATCGCTAAGGCCATGCTTGTCGTTCCCGGCCATTGCCTGGCGCAGGCGGCGCGCGAGTTCCTGGCGCGCTATCCCGGTGCCCGCATCCTCGTCGCCGACGAGACCAACTTCACCAAGGACAAGCGGCACCGCTTCCTGTCGCGCGCCGCGACTGCAACGTGGGACGCGATCATCATCACCCATTCGGCCTTCCGCTTCATCGGCGTGCCGTCCGCCTTCGAGCAGCAGATGATCCAGGACGAGCTCGAGCTCTATGAGACGTTGCTCACCAAGGTCGAGAGCGACGACCGCGTCTCGCGCAAGAGGCTCGAGCGCCTGAAGGAGGGATTGAAGGAACGGCTCGAAGCGCTGGCCACGCGCAAGGACGATCTCCTGACCATCTCCGAGATCGGCGTCGACCAGATCATTGTCGACGAGGGGCAGGAGTTCCGCAAGCTATCCTTCGCTACCAATATGTCGACATTGAAGGGCGTCGATCCGAACGGCTCGCAGCGCGCCTGGGACCTCTATGTAAAGACGCGCTTCATCGAGACCAAGAATCCTGGGCGGGCGCTGGTGCTCGCCTCCGGCACGCCGATCACCAATACGCTCGGTGAGATGTTCTCGGTGCAGCGCTACCTCGGCTACGCAGCGCTCCTGGATCGGGGCCTGCATGAGTTCGACGCCTGGGCCTCGACTTTCGGCGACGTCTCGACGGAGCTCGAGCTCCAGCCGTCCGGCAGGTACAAGCCGGTCACTCGCTTCGCGACCTTCGTGAACGTCCCCGAGCTGATCGCCATGTTCCGGTCCTTCGCCGACGTGGTGATGCCGGAGGACCTGCGGCAGTACGTGAAGGTCCCGGCGATCTCGACGGGCAAGCGCCAGATCCTGACGGCAAAGCCTACGCCGGCGTTCAAGCGCTATCAAGCCCTGCTCGACGCGCGGATCAAGGCGATCGAGACGCGCGACCGGCCGCCGGCGCCGGGTGACGATATTTTGCTTTCTGTCATCACCGATGGGCGGCATGCGGCGATTGACCTGCGTCTGGTCGATCCGGACAACGATAATGAGCCGAACAACAAGCTGAATCTTCTCGTCGGCAACGCCTTCCGCATCTGGAAGGAGACGTCAGACAACAGTTACGTGCGCGCCGACGGCAAGCCGTACGAGCTGCCGGGCGCCGCGCAGATGATCTTCTCTGATCTTGGAACGGTCAGCGTCGAGAAGACGCGAGGCTTCTCGGCCTATCGCTGGATCAGGGACGAGCTCGTCCGCATGGGCGTGCCCCCGTCCGAGATCGCCTTCATGCAGGACTTCAAGAAGTCCGAGGCCAAGCAGCGTCTGTTCGGTGACGTACGTGCCGGCAAGGTCCGGTTCCTGATCGGCTCCTCAGATACAATGGGGACGGGCGTCAACGCGCAACTTCGCCTGAAGGCTCTCCATCATCTCGACGTGCCGTGGCTGCCGTCGCAGATCGCGCAGCGCGAGGGGCGGATAGAGCGCCAGGGCAACCAGCACGACGTCATCGACATCTTCGCCTATGCTACCGAGGGCTCGCTCGACGCGAGCATGTGGCAGAACAACGAGCGCAAGGCTCGCTTCATCGCCGCGGCACTCTCCGGCGATACGTCGATCCGTCGGCTCGAGGATCTCGGTGAAGGCCAAGCCAACCAGTTCGCGATGGCCAAGGCGATCGCGAGCGGCGACCAGCGGCTGATGCGAAAGGCTGGGCTCGAAGCCGACATCGCCCGGCTCGAGCGTCTGAGCGCGGCGCATATCGACGATCAGCACGCCGTCCGTCGGCAGATCCGAGACGCGGGACGCGACATTGAGTTCTGCACGCGGCGGATCGCGGAGGTCGGCAAGGATATCGAGCGCCTTGTTCCGACCGTTGGCGACGCCTTCGCCGCGACTGTGGCCGGCAAGCGCTATGTCGAGCGCAAGGAGGCCGGCCGCGCCCTGATGAAAGAAATTCTGACCCTCGTCCAGCTCCAGCAGGAGGGCGAGACCATCATCACCACGATCGGCGGGTTCGACCTCGCGTACACCGGCGAGCGTTACGGCCGTGACGGCTATCGCTACGGCACCATGCTGATCCGCACCGGGGAAGCGCATGAGATCGAGCTGCCCCTCACAGTGACGCCGCTCGGCGCAATCTCCCGTCTCGAGCACGCGCTCGACGATTTCGAGGGCGAGCGGGAGCGCTATCGCCAGCGTCTCGCCGACGCACATCGCCGGCTCGCCTCGTACCGGTCGCGCGAGGACGGCGAATTCGTATTCGCAGCCGATCTCGCCGAGAAGCGCAGGCAGTGGGCGGAGGTAGAGAAAGCCCTTGCGACGGATGTGGAGGGCGCGGGCGAGAGCGCAATTGCAGCGTGA